The proteins below are encoded in one region of Salmo salar chromosome ssa02, Ssal_v3.1, whole genome shotgun sequence:
- the LOC106574877 gene encoding protein S100-A5: protein MSRLEKAIVSMVEVFEEYATKDDKNRQLSGTELAELMKKELASPEFHGKVEPAVLQEAMTNLDKNHDGEINFREFSMFLATLARGYYRARNKGKGNKGKPDKPE from the exons ATGTCTCGTCTGGAGAAGGCCATTGTATCCATGGTGGAGGTGTTTGAGGAGTATGCTACAAAGGATGATAAGAATCGCCAGCTTAGCGGTACAGAGCTCGCAGAGCTGATGAAGAAAGAGCTGGCCAGCCCAGAGTTCcac GGAAAGGTGGAACCAGCAGTGCTCCAGGAAGCGATGACCAACCTGGATAAGAACCATGATGGGGAGATCAACTTCAGAGAGTTCTCCATGTTCTTGGCTACTCTGGCCAGGGGCTACTACAGAGCCAGAAACAAGGGCAAGGGCAACAAGGGCAAGCCTGACAAGCCTGAATGA